From the Candidatus Fermentibacter sp. genome, one window contains:
- a CDS encoding creatininase family protein: MKLLRMTTHEFVKLDRSLCFWPVGTVEAHDAGPLGTDVIAPEKLAGDLAPEFGAILLPTLPFGLVNSLSGYPGGMWMQKETYRSLVVELLDSVSVSGIEQVVVFNGHGGNSETLSEALSEVWKSCGVRTALVDWWVVGDDIAREIFGSSAGHGGSDELALVQAAIPDFVPEWDGSGSWLDREGVRTYPVPACSIRYSGCEAKPFSVAAASAYYERLRDRIRGIVSEILEGWGAGGRIDG, translated from the coding sequence ATGAAGCTGCTCAGGATGACGACCCACGAGTTCGTGAAGCTGGACAGGAGTCTCTGTTTCTGGCCCGTGGGAACGGTCGAGGCTCACGATGCCGGCCCCCTGGGGACCGACGTCATCGCCCCGGAGAAGCTGGCCGGGGATCTGGCGCCAGAGTTCGGCGCGATCCTGCTCCCCACCCTGCCGTTCGGGCTGGTCAACTCCCTCTCGGGATATCCCGGCGGGATGTGGATGCAGAAGGAGACCTACAGGTCCCTCGTCGTCGAGCTGCTCGACTCGGTGTCCGTCTCCGGCATCGAGCAGGTCGTCGTCTTCAACGGCCACGGAGGCAATTCGGAAACCCTGTCCGAGGCCCTGTCCGAGGTCTGGAAGTCGTGCGGCGTGCGGACCGCGCTCGTCGACTGGTGGGTGGTGGGCGACGACATCGCCAGGGAGATCTTCGGATCCTCGGCCGGACACGGCGGCTCGGACGAGCTGGCCCTGGTCCAGGCGGCCATCCCCGACTTCGTCCCCGAGTGGGACGGTTCCGGCTCCTGGCTGGATCGCGAGGGGGTCAGGACATATCCGGTGCCGGCATGCTCCATCCGCTATTCCGGCTGCGAAGCGAAGCCCTTCTCCGTAGCGGCGGCCTCCGCCTACTACGAGAGGCTCAGGGACAGGATCCGCGGGATCGTCTCCGAGATCCTCGAGGGCTGGGGCGCGGGCGGCCGCATCGACGGGTGA